One genomic segment of Rhodothermales bacterium includes these proteins:
- a CDS encoding polyprenol monophosphomannose synthase — translation MKIPYVDLTDFTLSTSTGPAARDPRWPVLVVVPTYNEAANIEAVVERVFEAGDDMAILVVDDSSPDGTGKTVEELATRHEGRVQLLVRDGKKGLGTAYIAGFRYALERGFEYVCEMDADRSHDPHDLPSLVAPVRAGDADLVIGSRYIDGVRVMNWPLPRLVLSYGAGIYTRLVTRIPIMDVTSGYKCFHRRVLEAIDLDRVNSNGYSFQIEMNYKAWRMGFRLKEVPIVFTERTEGLSKMNRQIVREATLKVWELRLRSIFRRL, via the coding sequence ATTAAGATCCCATACGTCGATTTGACGGATTTCACGCTATCAACGTCTACCGGCCCGGCGGCGCGCGACCCTCGCTGGCCGGTGCTTGTCGTCGTGCCTACCTACAACGAGGCAGCGAATATCGAAGCCGTCGTAGAACGCGTTTTCGAGGCGGGGGACGATATGGCCATTCTCGTGGTCGATGACTCGTCGCCCGACGGCACGGGCAAGACCGTAGAGGAACTCGCGACCAGGCACGAGGGACGGGTTCAGCTTCTCGTTCGAGATGGCAAGAAAGGACTCGGGACGGCGTACATCGCCGGGTTTAGATACGCTCTGGAACGCGGTTTTGAATACGTGTGCGAGATGGACGCCGACCGCTCGCATGACCCGCACGATCTGCCCAGCCTCGTAGCCCCGGTTCGCGCGGGTGATGCCGACCTCGTGATCGGTTCGCGCTATATCGATGGCGTTCGCGTCATGAACTGGCCCCTGCCACGGCTGGTGCTTTCGTACGGAGCCGGAATCTACACGAGGCTCGTAACTCGCATTCCGATTATGGATGTCACATCGGGCTACAAGTGCTTCCATCGGCGAGTGCTCGAGGCGATCGACCTGGACCGGGTTAATTCGAACGGCTATTCGTTCCAGATCGAAATGAATTACAAGGCCTGGCGAATGGGCTTCCGGCTGAAGGAGGTTCCGATCGTCTTCACCGAACGAACGGAAGGCCTGTCGAAGATGAACCGACAGATCGTAAGAGAAGCGACACTCAAGGTGTGGGAATTGAGACTGCGGTCGATCTTCCGGCGGCTCTGA